A part of Amycolatopsis camponoti genomic DNA contains:
- a CDS encoding NUDIX domain-containing protein, producing the protein MTAPGEHEFTVASSRDVHIGRVVGLRIDDVVMPGGDTAVREVIEHLGAVAIVALDDEQQVTLIHQYRHPIGHRLWELPAGLIDHLGEDPVGTAKRELVEEVGLAAADWVTLVDVAASPGFTDEVVRIFLARGLSDVDREVLGEEEADLVIRKFPLAEAVRMALAGELINGATVSGVLAAHAVVTGGAPARPADAPWEDRPTAFAKRKEA; encoded by the coding sequence GTGACCGCGCCGGGCGAGCACGAGTTCACCGTCGCGTCCAGCCGGGACGTCCACATCGGACGGGTCGTCGGCCTGCGGATCGACGACGTCGTGATGCCGGGTGGGGACACCGCGGTCCGCGAGGTGATCGAGCACCTCGGCGCGGTGGCGATCGTCGCGCTGGACGACGAGCAGCAGGTCACGCTGATCCACCAGTACCGGCACCCGATCGGGCACCGGCTGTGGGAGCTGCCGGCGGGCTTGATCGACCACCTCGGCGAGGACCCGGTCGGGACGGCCAAGCGCGAGCTGGTCGAGGAGGTCGGCCTGGCGGCGGCGGACTGGGTGACGCTGGTCGACGTCGCGGCGTCGCCCGGCTTCACCGACGAGGTCGTGCGGATCTTCCTGGCCCGCGGACTGTCCGATGTGGACCGTGAGGTGCTCGGCGAGGAGGAGGCGGACCTGGTCATCCGCAAGTTCCCGCTCGCCGAAGCCGTCCGGATGGCCCTGGCGGGCGAGCTGATCAACGGCGCCACGGTGTCCGGTGTGCTCGCCGCGCACGCGGTGGTCACCGGAGGGGCTCCGGCCCGCCCGGCGGACGCCCCGTGGGAGGACCGCCCGACGGCGTTCGCCAAGCGCAAGGAAGCCTGA
- a CDS encoding DUF1707 SHOCT-like domain-containing protein — MESDQLRIGTAEREEAARLLADHFGMGRITPDEYETRVTDAYAATTLGDLRPLFHDLPQPHPGFFGPPPAYAQTTMQLPAYGPPIDPYAPPPAPMPYAPVPYSYRSKTVAGVLQIVLPFGVGRFYTGQVGLGLLQLLVVMLTGVGVIWPIIDGITLLKDGGLDAQGRPLRP; from the coding sequence ATGGAGTCGGACCAGCTCCGCATCGGCACGGCCGAACGGGAAGAGGCGGCGAGGCTGCTCGCCGACCACTTCGGCATGGGCCGCATCACCCCGGACGAGTACGAGACGCGGGTGACGGACGCCTACGCGGCGACGACCCTCGGCGACCTGCGGCCGCTGTTCCACGACCTGCCTCAGCCGCACCCGGGGTTCTTCGGGCCGCCGCCGGCGTACGCGCAGACGACGATGCAGCTGCCGGCGTACGGGCCCCCGATCGACCCGTACGCGCCGCCGCCGGCCCCGATGCCGTACGCGCCGGTCCCGTACTCCTACCGGTCCAAGACCGTGGCCGGGGTGCTGCAGATCGTGCTGCCGTTCGGCGTGGGGCGGTTCTACACCGGCCAGGTCGGGCTCGGGCTGCTCCAGCTGCTCGTCGTCATGCTGACCGGGGTCGGCGTGATCTGGCCGATCATCGACGGCATCACGCTCCTGAAGGACGGCGGGCTGGACGCCCAGGGCCGCCCGCTGCGCCCCTGA